A DNA window from Thermodesulfobacteriota bacterium contains the following coding sequences:
- a CDS encoding IS256 family transposase — translation MADDLRMALTDLLRKAEMTGDVDFLRDGVRILGQTLMDLEVSQHLRAEKHERTAERAGQRNGYRPRQWDTRVGTVELQVPRVRDGSFFPSLLEPRRRAERALVGVVQEAYIHGVSTRRVDDLVKALGMTGISKSQVSRLCEELDDEVERFKNRRLTEEYPYVWLDATFLKVRQEGRVVSTAVVIAIGVTGTGEREVLGLDVGPSEDGGFWLQFLRSLVSRGLKGVRLVTSDSHQGLKNAIAATLSGSCWQRCRVHFMRNALAHVPKSAAMMVATTIRTVFAQPDAVSSREQWRRVADSFRDRFPRLAELMDEAEDDVLAYVTFPVEHWRQIWSNNPLERVNKEIKRRTNVVGIFPNTESIVRLVGSVLSEQHDEWQVAKRYFSAESLAKVTGRLEMIPIPLAAAR, via the coding sequence ATGGCCGACGACCTCAGGATGGCATTGACGGATTTGCTGCGCAAGGCGGAGATGACCGGCGACGTGGATTTTCTGCGAGATGGGGTCCGGATCCTGGGGCAAACGCTGATGGATCTTGAGGTTTCCCAGCATCTTCGGGCGGAGAAGCACGAGCGGACGGCGGAGCGCGCTGGACAACGGAACGGGTATCGCCCCCGCCAGTGGGACACGCGGGTGGGGACGGTGGAACTGCAGGTCCCGCGGGTGAGGGACGGCTCGTTCTTCCCCAGCCTGCTGGAGCCGCGGCGGCGTGCGGAGCGGGCCCTGGTGGGCGTTGTCCAGGAAGCCTACATCCATGGTGTTTCCACCCGGCGGGTGGACGACCTGGTCAAGGCGCTGGGCATGACCGGGATCAGCAAGAGCCAGGTCTCGCGGTTGTGTGAGGAACTCGACGATGAGGTCGAGCGGTTCAAGAACCGTCGCCTGACCGAGGAGTATCCGTATGTCTGGCTGGACGCCACATTCCTGAAAGTCCGGCAGGAGGGGCGCGTCGTGTCGACGGCCGTGGTGATCGCCATCGGGGTGACCGGAACGGGAGAGCGGGAGGTCCTGGGGCTGGACGTAGGCCCTTCCGAGGACGGGGGATTCTGGCTCCAGTTTCTTCGCAGCCTGGTGTCCCGTGGCCTGAAAGGGGTTCGCTTGGTGACCAGCGATTCCCATCAGGGGCTGAAGAACGCGATCGCGGCGACGCTGTCGGGGAGTTGCTGGCAGCGGTGCCGGGTGCACTTCATGCGCAACGCGCTGGCCCACGTGCCGAAGTCCGCGGCGATGATGGTGGCCACCACGATCCGGACCGTCTTCGCGCAGCCGGATGCGGTCAGCTCCCGAGAGCAGTGGCGCCGTGTGGCGGACTCCTTCCGGGACCGGTTCCCTCGCCTGGCGGAGCTGATGGATGAGGCGGAAGACGATGTGCTGGCGTATGTGACCTTCCCCGTGGAGCATTGGCGGCAGATCTGGTCGAACAATCCGCTGGAGCGGGTGAACAAGGAGATCAAGCGGCGCACGAACGTGGTGGGGATCTTCCCGAACACCGAATCGATCGTGCGCTTGGTGGGTTCTGTGCT